A single window of Treponema denticola ATCC 35405 DNA harbors:
- a CDS encoding class I SAM-dependent methyltransferase, with translation MELTMYDFERYIQKDRDDAHAERMWDNKSESFYKRTEKKQKQFANDFVFHLIKDRQLLKEDSKVLDIGCGTGRHLSEFAAYTPYLTGIDISSKMLAYAQEKLRHIPQAKLIHGNWMDTFTTENQFDFVFACMTPAIASIDNIKRMCMISKKYCILERTVYEKDSIEEEIEQLLGRKLFRLPHNDKNYVYGVWNILWLMGYCPEVLVDKQVRTTSHSIEDYMHGTEYNDEEKTAVIQLLNTKAQDGIITAEESVVKAIILWDTETKLKG, from the coding sequence ATGGAACTAACAATGTATGATTTTGAACGGTACATTCAAAAAGACCGGGACGATGCTCATGCCGAGCGCATGTGGGATAATAAAAGTGAAAGCTTTTATAAACGTACCGAAAAAAAACAAAAACAATTTGCCAATGATTTTGTATTTCATCTTATAAAAGACCGGCAGCTGCTCAAAGAGGATTCCAAAGTTTTGGATATCGGCTGCGGGACGGGGCGGCATTTATCGGAGTTTGCCGCATATACTCCGTATCTTACCGGTATCGATATTTCTTCAAAAATGCTTGCATATGCGCAAGAAAAACTACGGCATATCCCGCAAGCAAAACTGATCCATGGAAACTGGATGGACACATTCACAACCGAAAATCAATTCGATTTTGTGTTTGCCTGTATGACACCTGCAATTGCTTCCATCGATAATATAAAACGGATGTGTATGATTTCAAAAAAATACTGCATACTGGAACGGACTGTCTATGAAAAGGATTCCATAGAAGAAGAGATAGAGCAGCTCCTCGGACGGAAGCTCTTTAGATTACCGCATAATGATAAAAACTATGTTTACGGTGTGTGGAATATACTCTGGCTTATGGGCTACTGCCCCGAAGTTCTGGTTGATAAGCAAGTCCGGACCACGAGCCACTCTATCGAAGACTATATGCATGGTACTGAATATAACGATGAAGAAAAAACAGCCGTTATACAGCTTTTAAACACAAAAGCACAAGACGGTATAATAACCGCGGAAGAGTCTGTGGTAAAAGCGATCATCCTGTGGGATACGGAAACAAAACTTAAGGGTTAG
- a CDS encoding M28 family peptidase, with product MIKENEDKLLNSDLFKAFLKKDLNRCDFISQWLSAHNVPHSIVNLAQKKHIIVKYPAQFYDKNFKMKTLTAHYDRTPDTQGANDNSASCFILMNFAKKLCSYTSPHNIKIIFTDGEEAGAEGLKEQGAYTLGTGLKKLKMDGDDIFVFDMCGRGDTLILSRSGIFGRDKAKTKRLDELHKRAGLLAQRACPNQWLSMLTAYSDNAGFIAAGLFAQVITLLPRKEAETLLHCLPKEKLTGQNKTAMSELTDMVIKNQKPPQGSPFEKIIPFTWQLMHTADDKIETLNSEAFTLTEKYLTALAENYR from the coding sequence ATGATTAAGGAAAATGAAGATAAACTGCTTAATTCCGATTTGTTTAAAGCCTTTTTAAAAAAAGACCTTAACCGCTGTGATTTTATATCGCAGTGGTTAAGTGCTCACAATGTTCCGCACAGCATAGTAAACCTTGCACAAAAAAAACACATCATCGTAAAATACCCTGCCCAATTTTACGATAAGAACTTTAAAATGAAAACCCTTACGGCCCACTATGACAGGACTCCCGATACCCAGGGAGCTAACGACAATTCAGCCTCTTGTTTTATCCTCATGAACTTTGCAAAAAAACTATGCTCCTACACAAGCCCCCACAACATAAAAATCATCTTTACGGACGGAGAAGAAGCAGGAGCTGAGGGCCTTAAAGAACAAGGAGCATACACTCTCGGAACAGGATTAAAAAAGCTTAAAATGGATGGGGACGATATATTTGTATTCGACATGTGCGGAAGGGGCGATACCCTAATCCTTTCACGTTCCGGAATTTTCGGACGGGATAAAGCAAAGACAAAGAGGCTCGACGAGCTGCATAAGAGGGCCGGACTTCTAGCTCAAAGGGCTTGTCCCAATCAATGGCTTTCAATGTTGACGGCTTATAGCGACAATGCAGGCTTTATTGCCGCAGGCCTTTTTGCTCAAGTTATAACCCTTCTTCCAAGAAAAGAAGCCGAGACTCTTTTACACTGCCTCCCGAAAGAAAAACTCACCGGCCAAAACAAAACAGCTATGAGCGAGCTCACGGACATGGTAATAAAAAATCAAAAACCGCCTCAAGGCTCCCCCTTCGAAAAAATAATTCCATTTACATGGCAGCTAATGCATACCGCTGATGACAAGATTGAAACTCTTAATAGCGAAGCCTTTACCCTCACCGAAAAATATCTTACAGCCTTGGCGGAGAATTACCGCTAA
- a CDS encoding DUF5714 domain-containing protein: MKDECIVCKAPLEYLEYDEMMECVLCRKKELSKTRCEKGHYVCNECHTKGMDSIIGICLSEKSKNPIEIIEKLMAAPFCHMHGPEHHVMVGSALLTAYKNAGGDIDLEQDLIEMQKRGKSVPGGVCGFWGACGAGISTGMFVSIISKSTPLENEPWGLSNKMTSKSLEAIGNIGGPRCCKRDSYISLLTAIDFIKEIFNINMEKSEIHCTHYTKNNQCIGARCPFRN, encoded by the coding sequence ATGAAAGATGAATGTATAGTATGTAAGGCACCGCTGGAGTATCTCGAATATGATGAGATGATGGAGTGCGTACTTTGCCGCAAAAAAGAATTAAGTAAAACCAGATGTGAAAAAGGTCATTATGTATGTAATGAATGTCATACAAAAGGAATGGATTCAATTATAGGCATTTGTTTAAGTGAAAAAAGTAAGAATCCTATTGAAATTATTGAAAAGCTGATGGCTGCACCATTTTGTCATATGCACGGACCTGAACATCATGTGATGGTAGGTTCTGCACTATTGACAGCCTATAAAAATGCAGGCGGAGATATTGATTTGGAACAAGATCTAATTGAGATGCAAAAACGGGGGAAAAGTGTGCCGGGCGGAGTTTGCGGATTTTGGGGAGCCTGCGGCGCAGGAATAAGTACAGGCATGTTTGTTTCCATTATTTCTAAATCTACACCGCTTGAAAATGAGCCGTGGGGACTTTCAAATAAAATGACTTCCAAATCGCTTGAAGCAATAGGAAATATTGGAGGACCAAGATGTTGCAAAAGAGATTCCTATATATCGCTGCTTACGGCTATAGATTTTATTAAAGAAATTTTTAATATAAATATGGAAAAATCTGAAATACATTGTACTCACTACACAAAGAACAATCAATGTATAGGTGCTAGATGTCCATTCAGAAACTAG
- the pepF gene encoding oligoendopeptidase F — MKNSTTPKRSEIAKSDKWNIELLFKNEEEWEAALASIPEGGKEILKYKEAFSKPETIDAATLLACLKASTGVDRIAEKVGNYAFLQKSSNEGDPENIKRISKYMMTVTELSAATSWLMPAIMEIPEEKIRSWIDPSSPTGKDFADFKVSLEKTLYLKPHTLSDKEEKILSLLSEPHGTPSQAFSVLTNVDFDFGTITTKEGDIKLTQSSYSKFMQNPDRALREKAYKQLYGVYGAHKNTIASLYTGQVQQNVALAKIRGYASAREKSLYVDKVPTAVYDNLVDTIHKNLKPLHKFYSMLKKHLGLKELRHYDVYMPLVSEVKKITPYNEAVDIITEALKPLGEEYVKTIRNGLLNGWVDKYENEGKRSGAFSAGGYDSDPYILMNYKEDVIRDVFTLVHEGGHSMHSWYSVRNNPYPCYHYTIFEAEVASTFNEELLFRHMLKTSTDPKMRAYLLSVRASDILATLYRQTMFAEYEKITHALVESGTPLTVENLRSEYRKLLELYFGPEMVFEDVSDLEGMRIPHFYRAFYVYKYSTGISASMALAERVCSGGDKEREDYFKFLKSGGSRYPIESLKLAGVDMASPAPVQAACDNFAKIVDELEKALEELKK; from the coding sequence ATGAAAAACTCAACTACACCTAAACGTTCCGAGATCGCCAAAAGCGACAAATGGAATATCGAATTACTTTTTAAGAATGAAGAAGAATGGGAAGCAGCTCTTGCTTCTATTCCGGAAGGCGGAAAAGAAATCTTAAAATATAAAGAAGCTTTTTCCAAGCCTGAAACAATCGATGCGGCAACCCTGCTTGCCTGCCTAAAGGCTTCAACTGGGGTTGATAGAATTGCGGAAAAGGTCGGAAACTATGCCTTTTTGCAAAAATCTTCAAACGAGGGAGATCCCGAAAACATTAAACGGATAAGTAAATACATGATGACCGTTACAGAGCTTTCGGCTGCCACCAGCTGGCTCATGCCCGCCATCATGGAAATCCCTGAAGAAAAAATCCGCTCATGGATTGATCCTTCAAGCCCCACAGGAAAGGACTTTGCCGATTTTAAGGTTTCCTTGGAAAAGACCTTGTACCTAAAACCCCATACCCTTTCCGACAAAGAAGAAAAGATTTTAAGCCTTTTAAGCGAGCCCCATGGTACACCTAGCCAAGCCTTTTCGGTTCTAACCAACGTAGACTTTGATTTCGGTACAATCACCACAAAAGAAGGAGATATAAAACTAACTCAATCTTCTTATTCAAAGTTTATGCAAAATCCCGACAGAGCTTTGAGGGAAAAGGCCTATAAACAGCTTTACGGCGTATACGGTGCACATAAAAACACAATTGCAAGTCTGTACACGGGACAGGTTCAGCAAAATGTCGCCCTTGCAAAAATACGGGGCTATGCTTCTGCCAGAGAAAAATCCCTCTATGTAGACAAGGTGCCTACAGCCGTTTATGACAACCTCGTAGATACCATTCACAAGAATTTAAAACCCTTGCATAAATTCTACAGCATGTTAAAAAAACATTTAGGCCTAAAAGAACTCCGCCACTATGATGTTTACATGCCCTTAGTCAGCGAAGTAAAAAAAATTACCCCATATAACGAAGCCGTTGACATCATCACCGAGGCCCTAAAACCTCTCGGAGAAGAATATGTTAAAACAATCCGAAACGGTCTTTTAAACGGCTGGGTAGATAAGTACGAAAATGAAGGCAAACGCTCAGGAGCCTTTTCTGCAGGCGGATATGACAGCGATCCCTACATTCTTATGAACTACAAAGAAGATGTTATCCGTGATGTATTCACCCTTGTACACGAGGGCGGACACTCCATGCATTCGTGGTATTCGGTAAGAAACAATCCCTACCCCTGCTACCACTACACAATCTTTGAAGCCGAAGTTGCCTCTACCTTTAACGAGGAGCTTTTATTCAGGCACATGCTTAAAACAAGTACCGACCCGAAAATGAGAGCCTATCTTTTGAGCGTTAGAGCTTCTGATATTCTTGCAACCCTCTACAGACAAACCATGTTTGCAGAGTACGAAAAAATTACTCACGCCCTCGTCGAAAGCGGCACACCTCTTACGGTCGAAAATTTAAGAAGCGAATACAGAAAACTTTTGGAGCTCTATTTCGGTCCCGAAATGGTGTTTGAAGATGTAAGCGATTTGGAAGGAATGAGGATTCCGCACTTTTACAGAGCCTTCTATGTTTACAAATATTCAACAGGTATTTCAGCCTCGATGGCTCTTGCCGAAAGAGTCTGCTCAGGCGGCGACAAAGAAAGAGAAGACTACTTTAAGTTCTTAAAATCGGGAGGCTCACGCTATCCCATTGAATCCTTAAAACTTGCAGGTGTCGATATGGCAAGCCCGGCTCCGGTGCAGGCAGCATGCGATAACTTTGCAAAGATTGTAGACGAACTCGAAAAAGCTCTTGAAGAATTAAAAAAATAA
- a CDS encoding ABC transporter permease, with protein MRIKYAVLFFALITAHFFLPRLMRADPFVFISSDGTEVASYSEEEITKYKAYYGLDKPLWKQYLHYLAGIASGNLGYSIYFKDTVVRLVFKRLIWTAGIVCVSLLFSLVLGLCLGSLSAWFIGKRLDGFLYHAMTGLSEIPSFLTANAILMLFIIRWRVLPTSGGITPFLPLSFTLPVIADIIKHAVLPALTLSLLKTPDFYFVTRSAMLRQLQKKYVETAQAKSLGAFTIAVKHCLPNASNPIITRFLLSLQTLFNGALIVENIFKYPGIGRLIRDAVFYRDYLLLQGIFFIVTVFILCISALGEAIYRRTGRSAE; from the coding sequence ATGAGGATAAAATATGCCGTTTTATTCTTTGCGTTAATTACGGCTCATTTTTTTCTTCCCCGCTTGATGCGTGCGGACCCCTTTGTGTTTATCTCTTCAGACGGAACGGAGGTTGCAAGCTACAGCGAGGAAGAAATCACTAAATACAAAGCGTATTACGGTTTGGATAAACCGTTGTGGAAGCAATATCTGCATTACTTGGCAGGTATTGCTTCCGGCAATTTAGGCTATAGCATTTATTTTAAGGATACCGTAGTCCGTCTTGTCTTTAAGCGGTTGATATGGACGGCGGGAATTGTATGTGTTTCGCTGCTGTTCAGTTTAGTTCTGGGCCTGTGTTTGGGAAGCCTCAGTGCATGGTTTATAGGTAAACGACTTGACGGTTTTTTGTATCACGCAATGACAGGGCTTTCGGAGATTCCTTCTTTCTTAACGGCGAACGCTATTTTGATGCTTTTTATTATTCGCTGGAGGGTTTTGCCTACATCGGGCGGTATAACGCCGTTTTTACCGCTTAGCTTTACGCTGCCTGTTATTGCCGATATTATAAAACACGCAGTACTCCCTGCGCTGACCTTATCGTTACTTAAAACGCCGGATTTTTATTTTGTAACACGGAGCGCAATGCTGCGGCAGCTGCAAAAAAAATATGTAGAAACCGCGCAGGCAAAATCCTTAGGGGCGTTCACCATTGCGGTAAAACACTGCCTGCCGAATGCGTCAAATCCGATTATTACCCGTTTTTTACTCAGCCTGCAAACGCTGTTTAACGGAGCGCTCATTGTGGAAAATATTTTTAAATATCCGGGCATCGGCAGGCTGATTAGAGATGCCGTCTTTTATCGGGATTATCTTTTGCTGCAAGGTATTTTTTTTATTGTTACCGTGTTTATCTTGTGCATCAGCGCATTGGGAGAAGCGATATACCGGCGAACGGGAAGGAGCGCAGAGTGA
- a CDS encoding ABC transporter permease, protein MCAACLPYFPFLKSGTVPSGQALCPPSSEHWFGTDDLGIDLFASVCYGAKSSLLLSVGSALVAAIGGSIIGMLAGYAGGAVDALIISIIDFFIGIPDLLLMVVLGVFLGPGLVNIIFAISLVSWVMPAKIVRSEVLKMKTEPYIRLSKVYGAHFWHIFAWHFWKPLFSIMLVSVIKIMNKAILAEASLAYLGLGDPLSKSWGMTITRAMDFPNIYLTDFWKWWLVFPTAVMVCTVLSVAAIGRRMELSIGGRTRS, encoded by the coding sequence GTGTGCGCAGCCTGCTTACCGTATTTTCCGTTTTTAAAATCGGGCACCGTACCGAGCGGGCAAGCGCTCTGTCCGCCGTCGTCGGAACACTGGTTCGGCACTGACGACTTAGGCATCGACCTTTTTGCCTCGGTTTGCTATGGGGCAAAAAGCAGCCTGCTTTTATCGGTTGGAAGCGCATTAGTTGCGGCAATCGGCGGCAGTATTATCGGAATGCTTGCAGGTTATGCAGGCGGGGCCGTCGATGCGCTGATCATCAGCATTATCGATTTTTTTATCGGCATTCCCGATCTGCTGCTCATGGTAGTGCTAGGTGTTTTTTTAGGACCGGGATTGGTGAATATTATCTTTGCTATTTCTCTTGTGTCATGGGTAATGCCTGCCAAGATTGTCAGAAGCGAAGTACTGAAAATGAAAACAGAGCCGTATATCCGGCTTTCAAAAGTATACGGTGCGCATTTTTGGCATATCTTTGCGTGGCATTTTTGGAAGCCACTTTTTTCTATTATGCTGGTGAGTGTGATTAAGATTATGAATAAAGCGATTTTGGCGGAAGCCTCTTTAGCGTATTTGGGACTCGGCGATCCGCTATCGAAAAGCTGGGGTATGACTATTACCCGCGCAATGGATTTTCCGAATATTTATCTTACTGATTTTTGGAAGTGGTGGCTCGTGTTTCCGACCGCCGTTATGGTTTGTACCGTGCTTTCCGTTGCTGCAATCGGCAGACGGATGGAGCTGAGCATTGGAGGGCGTACCCGCTCATGA
- a CDS encoding 2'-5' RNA ligase family protein, which translates to MKQNNIPQQTHFIGVLLPEDISLSLEDCRRYMNRAYGCKSGHGTPIHVTLIPPFRLHKDYSTDDLIRAIEKEVLPKGLGFTAHIDNFDAFGDRTLFAKVVADENWTRLRDETVKAILNACPGCTKKDRRPFQPHATVSNRDIPPGVTAKALQVMNELNIAEDFPVDNITIFERKANRWEADVTMELSIYV; encoded by the coding sequence ATGAAACAAAACAACATTCCGCAGCAGACACATTTTATAGGTGTCTTGTTGCCGGAGGATATAAGCCTCAGTCTTGAAGATTGCCGGCGATATATGAACAGAGCTTATGGATGTAAGTCAGGGCATGGTACCCCAATCCATGTTACTCTCATACCTCCGTTCAGATTGCATAAAGACTATTCAACCGATGATTTAATAAGAGCGATTGAAAAAGAAGTCTTGCCTAAGGGCTTAGGTTTTACGGCTCATATAGATAATTTTGATGCGTTTGGAGATAGAACTCTTTTTGCAAAAGTAGTTGCAGATGAAAATTGGACAAGGCTCCGTGATGAAACCGTAAAAGCAATTTTGAACGCCTGTCCGGGCTGTACCAAAAAAGACAGGAGACCTTTTCAGCCTCATGCCACCGTTTCAAATCGGGATATTCCACCGGGGGTAACGGCAAAAGCCCTTCAGGTTATGAATGAACTGAATATTGCGGAAGACTTTCCGGTTGATAACATCACGATTTTTGAACGGAAGGCCAACAGGTGGGAAGCCGATGTTACTATGGAATTGTCCATATACGTCTAA
- a CDS encoding ABC transporter ATP-binding protein: MMPEEILRVENLTVTYCSSTGDTDRAEAGIRNVGFSLKRGELCGIIGESGGGKSTLLSAIMGLLQEKSGGGAFNAGSAAEVTGKIIYNGREIQNAGKTEWKNIRFKEIGLVFQNQDERLNPALTVGEQITEVLRKEITDTKLSEQKLAAVLRSVGLEPSVKNRYPHELSGGMRQRVFIAMAICLHPPLLLIDEPTTALDPASKQQILQLLRNIHSEYGTTMLIVSHDLEVIERLTDNLMVLLHGYVIEKGKTQNILEEAKHPYTSALLQSSTYLNPWKDLWGIKEAEERRSCPFYERCTQKSSECLSYTPYLPPDCSEGCACAKNGIQTVLSVRNLSKTFDTGKEKTEAVKDCSLRVRHGEIVALLGKSGSGKTTVLHIIAGLLNKDTGSIVFENTEIEKNDLLTREHALQIVEQDAFSSMNTSLTVREIIAEPSVIRYHKSAAAFTKTVMKYAKLCGLPADEAMLNKRARELSGGQRQKTAIARALSMQPVLLLADEINAMLDDSSKVNIMRLLKQLQYELGFSMLLVTHDIDLVKKVADYVYRMEAGCIVEEGSIRKVFGKS; this comes from the coding sequence ATGATGCCGGAAGAAATACTAAGGGTAGAAAACCTCACGGTAACATACTGCAGCAGTACCGGAGACACAGACAGAGCGGAAGCCGGAATAAGGAATGTCGGTTTTTCGCTCAAGCGGGGCGAACTCTGCGGCATTATCGGGGAATCCGGCGGCGGGAAAAGCACGCTGCTTTCGGCAATTATGGGATTGCTGCAAGAAAAATCCGGCGGCGGGGCTTTCAATGCCGGTAGTGCGGCAGAGGTAACCGGCAAGATTATCTACAACGGCCGTGAGATACAGAACGCCGGAAAAACCGAATGGAAAAATATCCGTTTTAAAGAGATCGGACTGGTATTTCAAAATCAGGACGAACGACTCAACCCTGCACTGACAGTCGGCGAACAAATTACCGAAGTCCTGCGCAAAGAAATAACCGATACCAAGCTATCGGAACAAAAACTCGCAGCGGTACTCCGTTCCGTCGGACTGGAACCGAGTGTAAAAAACCGATATCCGCATGAACTTTCGGGCGGTATGCGGCAGCGGGTATTTATCGCAATGGCAATTTGCCTGCATCCGCCGCTTTTGTTAATCGACGAGCCGACAACCGCGCTGGATCCTGCATCAAAGCAGCAGATATTGCAGCTTTTACGAAACATTCACAGCGAATACGGCACGACAATGCTGATTGTCTCCCATGATCTTGAAGTGATCGAAAGGCTCACCGATAATCTGATGGTACTGCTGCACGGGTATGTCATCGAAAAAGGTAAAACGCAAAACATCTTGGAAGAGGCAAAACACCCGTACACATCTGCGCTGCTGCAATCAAGTACCTATCTTAATCCATGGAAGGATTTGTGGGGTATTAAAGAAGCAGAGGAACGCCGGAGCTGCCCGTTTTACGAGCGGTGTACACAAAAAAGCAGCGAGTGTTTATCCTATACGCCGTATTTGCCGCCGGATTGCAGTGAAGGATGCGCCTGTGCAAAAAACGGCATACAAACCGTTTTAAGCGTCCGGAATCTTTCAAAGACATTTGATACGGGAAAAGAAAAAACAGAGGCCGTCAAAGACTGCTCGCTGCGGGTACGGCACGGAGAAATCGTTGCCCTGCTGGGGAAGTCCGGCTCGGGAAAAACTACCGTACTGCATATTATCGCAGGGCTTTTGAACAAAGATACGGGTTCCATCGTGTTTGAGAATACCGAAATAGAAAAGAACGATTTACTCACACGGGAACACGCTCTGCAAATTGTAGAGCAGGATGCGTTTTCGTCAATGAACACTTCGCTCACCGTACGGGAAATTATCGCCGAACCGTCCGTCATCCGGTATCACAAAAGCGCCGCTGCCTTTACGAAAACCGTGATGAAATATGCAAAGCTGTGCGGTCTCCCTGCCGATGAGGCAATGCTGAACAAAAGGGCACGGGAACTATCCGGCGGGCAGCGACAAAAAACGGCGATTGCACGGGCGCTGTCGATGCAGCCGGTTTTGCTGCTTGCGGATGAAATAAACGCCATGCTTGACGATTCTTCCAAGGTGAATATCATGCGGCTTTTAAAACAGCTGCAATACGAACTCGGTTTTTCGATGCTGTTGGTGACACACGACATCGACCTTGTAAAAAAAGTTGCCGACTATGTGTATCGCATGGAAGCAGGCTGCATCGTAGAAGAAGGCAGCATAAGAAAAGTGTTCGGTAAAAGTTGA
- a CDS encoding GNAT family N-acetyltransferase, which yields MDIHFNKLTEKYKKETIDIFNYYIEHTTAAYRSEKVDYDFFSALVDENVVSAYAVMNNSNDVIGFCMLEKYKNIRTFNELGDCMYFIKSEMTGKGVGRNMLSLIENDAKQNGIKKLVVDISDENEKSIAFHKKHGFVEYGRLKNCWRKFGRNIGIVYMYKDIGTAK from the coding sequence ATGGATATTCATTTTAACAAACTGACCGAAAAATACAAAAAAGAAACAATCGATATTTTCAATTATTATATCGAACACACAACCGCCGCATACCGATCCGAAAAGGTTGACTACGATTTTTTTAGTGCGCTTGTTGATGAAAATGTTGTCAGTGCATACGCGGTAATGAATAATTCAAACGATGTTATCGGATTTTGCATGCTGGAAAAATATAAAAACATCCGAACATTTAATGAGCTTGGTGATTGCATGTATTTCATCAAATCGGAAATGACCGGAAAAGGTGTAGGAAGGAATATGCTATCACTCATTGAAAATGATGCAAAACAAAACGGAATAAAAAAGCTTGTCGTTGATATATCCGATGAAAATGAAAAAAGTATTGCATTTCATAAGAAGCATGGATTTGTTGAATACGGAAGATTGAAGAACTGTTGGCGGAAATTCGGCAGGAACATCGGAATAGTATATATGTATAAAGACATAGGTACGGCAAAATGA
- a CDS encoding Fic family protein translates to MGMSYEPPFKITSKAINLISQISEKIGEISALENTERTVQLRKKNRIKTIHSSLSIENNSLTIEQITAIIEGKRVLGPPNEIQEVKNAVQAYELLLNLNPYKQNDLLKAHQLMMNDLVKHSGKYRKGGVGIFDGKGVVHVAPPADRVPFLMNDLFDWLKSTDVHPLIKSCVFHYEFEFIHPFEDGNGRMGRLWQTVILTEWKPIFAWLPIETLIKENQKLYYKALGISDNNADSTEFIEFMLSIILKTIKEIITTELKITQKITQKITVNQQKIIASIKNNPYITQEELAEIVGIARLNIIKNMKKLQEQNIIKRIGADKSGYWQIIDEK, encoded by the coding sequence ATGGGTATGAGTTATGAACCTCCATTTAAAATTACGTCAAAAGCTATAAATTTGATTTCTCAAATATCCGAAAAAATCGGAGAAATAAGTGCCCTCGAAAATACCGAGCGGACAGTCCAATTAAGGAAAAAAAACCGAATTAAAACAATCCACTCTTCATTGTCCATTGAAAATAATTCTTTGACTATCGAACAAATTACTGCAATCATCGAAGGGAAAAGGGTACTTGGACCGCCGAACGAAATACAGGAAGTAAAAAATGCCGTTCAAGCCTATGAATTACTTTTAAACCTGAACCCTTATAAACAAAACGATTTACTCAAAGCTCATCAACTTATGATGAATGATCTCGTAAAACACAGCGGTAAATACAGAAAAGGAGGAGTCGGTATTTTTGACGGAAAAGGAGTAGTACATGTAGCCCCGCCTGCCGATAGAGTCCCCTTTTTAATGAATGACTTATTTGACTGGCTTAAAAGCACTGATGTTCATCCCCTAATTAAAAGCTGCGTTTTCCATTATGAGTTTGAGTTTATTCATCCGTTTGAAGACGGAAACGGCAGGATGGGGCGCTTATGGCAAACCGTAATCTTAACGGAATGGAAACCGATTTTTGCATGGCTGCCTATTGAAACTTTAATAAAAGAAAATCAAAAACTATATTACAAGGCTTTGGGAATTAGTGACAATAATGCAGACAGCACGGAATTTATTGAATTTATGTTATCGATTATTTTAAAAACGATAAAAGAAATAATTACAACCGAATTAAAGATTACTCAAAAGATTACTCAAAAGATTACTGTAAATCAACAAAAAATTATAGCTTCAATAAAGAATAATCCATACATAACTCAAGAAGAACTTGCCGAAATTGTAGGAATAGCACGCCTTAATATAATTAAAAATATGAAAAAGTTGCAAGAACAAAATATAATCAAACGCATCGGTGCCGACAAAAGCGGCTATTGGCAAATCATAGATGAAAAATAG